A window from Lepus europaeus isolate LE1 chromosome 20, mLepTim1.pri, whole genome shotgun sequence encodes these proteins:
- the CCM2 gene encoding cerebral cavernous malformations 2 protein isoform X1, whose amino-acid sequence MGAGSQALGSFSTAFPGTLAGSWIGGKPGIVSPFKRVFLKGEKSRDKKAHEKVTERRPLHTVVLSLPERVEPDRLLSDYIEKEVKYLGQLTSIPGYLNPSSRTEILHFIDNAKRAHQLPGHLTPEHDAVLSLSAYNVKLAWRDGEDIILRVPIHDVAAVSYVRDDAAHLVVLKTAQDPGISPSQSLCAESSRGLSAGSLSESAVGPVEACCLVILAAESKAAAEELCALLGQVFQIVYTESTIDFLDRAIFDGASTPTHHLSLHSDDSSTKVDMKEPYEAESSPFCFLDSADAGGLPPLSFCVPALPHGKTASESELSTSAAELLQDYMLTLRTKLSSQEIQQFAALLHEYRHGASVHEFCISLRQLYGDSRKFLLLGLRPFIPEKDSQHFENFLETIGVKDGRGIITDSFGRHRRALSTASTSTTDGNRAAGSPDDRSAPSEGDEWDRMISDISSDIEALGCSMDQDSA is encoded by the exons atgggtgcaggaagccaagcacttggatcattttccactgcctttccaggcacattagcagggagctggattggaggcaag CCTGGAATTGTGTCGCCATTTAAACGAGTATTCCTAAAAGGTGAAAAGAGTAGAGATAAGAAAGCCCATGAGAAGGTGACAGAGAGGCGCCCTCTGCACACTGTGGTGCTGTCCTTGCCCGAGCGCGTCGAGCCAGACAGACTGCTGAGCGACTATATTGAGAAGGAGGTGAAG TACTTAGGTCAGTTAACGTCCATCCCAGGATACCTGAACCCCTCGAGTAGGACCGAGATCCTGCACTTCATCGACAACGCGAAG CGAGCCCACCAGCTTCCTGGGCACCTGACCCCGGAGCACGATGCCGTGCTCAGCCTGTCGGCCTACAACGTCAAGCTGGCCTGGAGGGACGGCGAGGACATCATCCTGAGGGTGCCCATCCACGATGTCGCCGCCGTCTCCTACGTCCGGGACGACGCCGCGCACCTGGTGGTCCTGAAGACAG CCCAGGACCCTGGCATCTCTCCCAGCCAGAGTCTGTGTGCGGAAAGTTCCAGAGGCCTCAGCGCAGGCTCCCTGTCCGAGAGCGCCGTGGGGCCGGTGGAGGCCTGCTGTCTGGTCATCTTGGCCGCGGAGAGCAAG GCCGCTGCGGAGGAGCTGTGCGCCCTGCTCGGCCAGGTCTTCCAGATCGTCTACACGGAGTCCACCATCGACTTCCTGGACAGAGCCATCTTTGACGGGGCCtccacacccacccaccacctGTCCCTGCACAGCG ATGACTCTTCCACCAAAGTGGACATGAAGGAGCCCTACGAGGCGGAGAGCAGCCCCTT CTGCTTCCTAGACTCTGCGGACGCCGGCGGCCTGCCGCCCTTGTCCTTCTGCGTGCCGGCCCTGCCGCACGGCAAGACGGCCAGCGAGAGCGAGCTGAGCACCAGCGCCGCCGAGCTGCTGCAGGACTACATGCTGACG CTGCGCACCAAGCTGTCGTCCCAGGAGATCCAGCAGTTCGCCGCGCTGCTGCACGAGTACCGCCACGGGGCCTCCGTCCACGAGTTCTGTATCAGCCTGCGGCAGCTCTACGGGGACAGCCGCAAGTTCCTGCTGCTCG GTCTGAGGCCCTTCATCCCCGAGAAGGACAGCCAGCACTTCGAGAACTTCCTGGAGACCATCGGCGTCAAGGACGGCCGCGGCATCATCACCGACAGCTTCGGCAGGCACCGGCGGGCCCTGAGCactgcctccacctccaccaccgaCGGGAACAGGGCCGCGGGCAGCCCTGACGACCGGTCGGCGCCCTCGGAGGGCGACGAGTGGGACCGCATGATCTCGGACATCAGCAGCGACATTGAGGCGCTGGGCTGCAGCATGGACCAGGACTCGGCCTGA
- the CCM2 gene encoding cerebral cavernous malformations 2 protein isoform X2 produces the protein MEEEGKKGKKPGIVSPFKRVFLKGEKSRDKKAHEKVTERRPLHTVVLSLPERVEPDRLLSDYIEKEVKYLGQLTSIPGYLNPSSRTEILHFIDNAKRAHQLPGHLTPEHDAVLSLSAYNVKLAWRDGEDIILRVPIHDVAAVSYVRDDAAHLVVLKTAQDPGISPSQSLCAESSRGLSAGSLSESAVGPVEACCLVILAAESKAAAEELCALLGQVFQIVYTESTIDFLDRAIFDGASTPTHHLSLHSDDSSTKVDMKEPYEAESSPFCFLDSADAGGLPPLSFCVPALPHGKTASESELSTSAAELLQDYMLTLRTKLSSQEIQQFAALLHEYRHGASVHEFCISLRQLYGDSRKFLLLGLRPFIPEKDSQHFENFLETIGVKDGRGIITDSFGRHRRALSTASTSTTDGNRAAGSPDDRSAPSEGDEWDRMISDISSDIEALGCSMDQDSA, from the exons CCTGGAATTGTGTCGCCATTTAAACGAGTATTCCTAAAAGGTGAAAAGAGTAGAGATAAGAAAGCCCATGAGAAGGTGACAGAGAGGCGCCCTCTGCACACTGTGGTGCTGTCCTTGCCCGAGCGCGTCGAGCCAGACAGACTGCTGAGCGACTATATTGAGAAGGAGGTGAAG TACTTAGGTCAGTTAACGTCCATCCCAGGATACCTGAACCCCTCGAGTAGGACCGAGATCCTGCACTTCATCGACAACGCGAAG CGAGCCCACCAGCTTCCTGGGCACCTGACCCCGGAGCACGATGCCGTGCTCAGCCTGTCGGCCTACAACGTCAAGCTGGCCTGGAGGGACGGCGAGGACATCATCCTGAGGGTGCCCATCCACGATGTCGCCGCCGTCTCCTACGTCCGGGACGACGCCGCGCACCTGGTGGTCCTGAAGACAG CCCAGGACCCTGGCATCTCTCCCAGCCAGAGTCTGTGTGCGGAAAGTTCCAGAGGCCTCAGCGCAGGCTCCCTGTCCGAGAGCGCCGTGGGGCCGGTGGAGGCCTGCTGTCTGGTCATCTTGGCCGCGGAGAGCAAG GCCGCTGCGGAGGAGCTGTGCGCCCTGCTCGGCCAGGTCTTCCAGATCGTCTACACGGAGTCCACCATCGACTTCCTGGACAGAGCCATCTTTGACGGGGCCtccacacccacccaccacctGTCCCTGCACAGCG ATGACTCTTCCACCAAAGTGGACATGAAGGAGCCCTACGAGGCGGAGAGCAGCCCCTT CTGCTTCCTAGACTCTGCGGACGCCGGCGGCCTGCCGCCCTTGTCCTTCTGCGTGCCGGCCCTGCCGCACGGCAAGACGGCCAGCGAGAGCGAGCTGAGCACCAGCGCCGCCGAGCTGCTGCAGGACTACATGCTGACG CTGCGCACCAAGCTGTCGTCCCAGGAGATCCAGCAGTTCGCCGCGCTGCTGCACGAGTACCGCCACGGGGCCTCCGTCCACGAGTTCTGTATCAGCCTGCGGCAGCTCTACGGGGACAGCCGCAAGTTCCTGCTGCTCG GTCTGAGGCCCTTCATCCCCGAGAAGGACAGCCAGCACTTCGAGAACTTCCTGGAGACCATCGGCGTCAAGGACGGCCGCGGCATCATCACCGACAGCTTCGGCAGGCACCGGCGGGCCCTGAGCactgcctccacctccaccaccgaCGGGAACAGGGCCGCGGGCAGCCCTGACGACCGGTCGGCGCCCTCGGAGGGCGACGAGTGGGACCGCATGATCTCGGACATCAGCAGCGACATTGAGGCGCTGGGCTGCAGCATGGACCAGGACTCGGCCTGA
- the CCM2 gene encoding cerebral cavernous malformations 2 protein isoform X3 yields the protein MEEEGKKGKKYLGQLTSIPGYLNPSSRTEILHFIDNAKRAHQLPGHLTPEHDAVLSLSAYNVKLAWRDGEDIILRVPIHDVAAVSYVRDDAAHLVVLKTAQDPGISPSQSLCAESSRGLSAGSLSESAVGPVEACCLVILAAESKAAAEELCALLGQVFQIVYTESTIDFLDRAIFDGASTPTHHLSLHSDDSSTKVDMKEPYEAESSPFCFLDSADAGGLPPLSFCVPALPHGKTASESELSTSAAELLQDYMLTLRTKLSSQEIQQFAALLHEYRHGASVHEFCISLRQLYGDSRKFLLLGLRPFIPEKDSQHFENFLETIGVKDGRGIITDSFGRHRRALSTASTSTTDGNRAAGSPDDRSAPSEGDEWDRMISDISSDIEALGCSMDQDSA from the exons TACTTAGGTCAGTTAACGTCCATCCCAGGATACCTGAACCCCTCGAGTAGGACCGAGATCCTGCACTTCATCGACAACGCGAAG CGAGCCCACCAGCTTCCTGGGCACCTGACCCCGGAGCACGATGCCGTGCTCAGCCTGTCGGCCTACAACGTCAAGCTGGCCTGGAGGGACGGCGAGGACATCATCCTGAGGGTGCCCATCCACGATGTCGCCGCCGTCTCCTACGTCCGGGACGACGCCGCGCACCTGGTGGTCCTGAAGACAG CCCAGGACCCTGGCATCTCTCCCAGCCAGAGTCTGTGTGCGGAAAGTTCCAGAGGCCTCAGCGCAGGCTCCCTGTCCGAGAGCGCCGTGGGGCCGGTGGAGGCCTGCTGTCTGGTCATCTTGGCCGCGGAGAGCAAG GCCGCTGCGGAGGAGCTGTGCGCCCTGCTCGGCCAGGTCTTCCAGATCGTCTACACGGAGTCCACCATCGACTTCCTGGACAGAGCCATCTTTGACGGGGCCtccacacccacccaccacctGTCCCTGCACAGCG ATGACTCTTCCACCAAAGTGGACATGAAGGAGCCCTACGAGGCGGAGAGCAGCCCCTT CTGCTTCCTAGACTCTGCGGACGCCGGCGGCCTGCCGCCCTTGTCCTTCTGCGTGCCGGCCCTGCCGCACGGCAAGACGGCCAGCGAGAGCGAGCTGAGCACCAGCGCCGCCGAGCTGCTGCAGGACTACATGCTGACG CTGCGCACCAAGCTGTCGTCCCAGGAGATCCAGCAGTTCGCCGCGCTGCTGCACGAGTACCGCCACGGGGCCTCCGTCCACGAGTTCTGTATCAGCCTGCGGCAGCTCTACGGGGACAGCCGCAAGTTCCTGCTGCTCG GTCTGAGGCCCTTCATCCCCGAGAAGGACAGCCAGCACTTCGAGAACTTCCTGGAGACCATCGGCGTCAAGGACGGCCGCGGCATCATCACCGACAGCTTCGGCAGGCACCGGCGGGCCCTGAGCactgcctccacctccaccaccgaCGGGAACAGGGCCGCGGGCAGCCCTGACGACCGGTCGGCGCCCTCGGAGGGCGACGAGTGGGACCGCATGATCTCGGACATCAGCAGCGACATTGAGGCGCTGGGCTGCAGCATGGACCAGGACTCGGCCTGA